A genomic stretch from Bradyrhizobium quebecense includes:
- a CDS encoding cation-efflux pump, which translates to MSASSTKTSVAAISILASGSMAVAKFVVGIAIGSLALISEALHSSIDLVATIITWAVVRVSDQPADAEHHYGHGKFESVSALGIIALLYVLAGGILVQAYSHLREGAPPPSISAIPFIVLVLDIGVNLWRARALHRAARDTKSQALAADALHFASDVMGSAAVIVGLVLAGLGFWWGDAAAAIAVAVMIALLGLRMARETVETLLDRAPEGALEKATAAIEAVPGVVDVERLRVRMVGATHFIDAFVTVPRTYPIDRVEDIKRRAQQAVTKALGDADLTFTAVPVAHDNESVRERIMVIARNSGLAIHHVTVHDIGGKLIVGIDLEVDSDMALDAAHDIAHELERAIREDFGEDVEVDTHIEPLQPELPWGTDAEPDRVEAIKTALTGFADGGAIHDIHNVRVRNSDAGEIVNFHCRAEPSMSVIKVHESVDEIERKLRRAFPTVKRVISHAEPTRA; encoded by the coding sequence ATGAGCGCATCCTCCACCAAGACCTCCGTCGCCGCGATCTCGATCCTTGCCAGCGGAAGCATGGCGGTCGCAAAATTCGTCGTCGGCATCGCGATCGGATCGCTGGCGCTGATATCAGAGGCGCTGCACTCGTCGATCGACCTGGTCGCCACCATCATCACCTGGGCAGTGGTGCGGGTGTCGGACCAGCCGGCCGACGCCGAGCATCATTACGGCCACGGCAAGTTCGAGAGCGTCTCGGCGCTCGGTATCATCGCCCTGCTCTATGTGCTCGCCGGCGGCATCCTGGTCCAGGCCTACAGCCATCTGCGCGAGGGCGCGCCGCCGCCGTCGATCTCAGCCATCCCCTTCATCGTCCTCGTCCTCGATATCGGGGTCAATCTGTGGCGCGCCCGCGCCCTGCACCGCGCCGCGCGCGACACCAAGAGCCAGGCGCTGGCCGCCGACGCGCTGCATTTCGCCTCCGACGTGATGGGATCCGCGGCCGTCATCGTCGGCCTCGTGCTGGCCGGCCTCGGCTTCTGGTGGGGCGATGCCGCAGCCGCCATCGCGGTCGCCGTGATGATCGCCCTGCTCGGCCTGCGCATGGCGCGGGAGACGGTCGAGACCCTGCTCGACCGCGCGCCCGAAGGCGCGCTGGAAAAGGCCACCGCTGCCATTGAAGCCGTGCCGGGGGTGGTCGACGTCGAGCGGCTGCGGGTCCGCATGGTCGGCGCCACGCATTTCATCGATGCCTTTGTCACCGTGCCGCGGACCTACCCGATCGACCGCGTCGAGGACATCAAGCGCAGGGCGCAGCAGGCGGTGACCAAGGCGTTGGGGGACGCCGACCTCACCTTCACCGCGGTGCCGGTGGCGCACGACAATGAGAGCGTGCGCGAGCGCATCATGGTGATCGCGCGCAATTCCGGTCTCGCCATCCACCATGTCACCGTCCACGACATCGGCGGCAAGCTGATCGTCGGCATCGACCTCGAGGTCGACAGCGACATGGCGCTGGACGCCGCCCACGACATCGCCCACGAACTCGAGCGCGCGATCCGCGAGGACTTTGGCGAGGACGTCGAGGTCGACACCCATATCGAGCCGCTGCAGCCGGAACTGCCTTGGGGAACCGACGCCGAGCCCGACCGCGTCGAAGCCATCAAGACCGCACTGACCGGCTTTGCCGATGGTGGCGCGATCCATGACATCCATAATGTGCGGGTCCGCAACAGCGATGCCGGCGAGATCGTCAACTTCCATTGCCGCGCCGAGCCCTCGATGAGCGTGATCAAGGTGCACGAAAGCGTCGACGAGATCGAACGCAAGCTGCGCCGCGCATTCCCCACCGTGAAGCGTGTGATCAGTCACGCAGAACCGACGCGCGCGTAA
- a CDS encoding tyrosine-type recombinase/integrase, with protein MTATTTTTKRSSVILTDRACQRRVTKRTKVYDRKCPGLYASIIPAGTATFNFKFTDKQTGKQRSTVLGTYNPETFTVDHARSKVYALKGLGSVALVEQLRQTKTEQEARSKTVAEIVEERIEWMKTKVLKRDGEMRPRIESWEGVARHLRNFIVPRLGKKLACDVTKHDIATLSNDIVAGKHGGKASVANARHMRRAASGLFNWAAEAGRDYVSASPCINLPKLDDEFPRTRVLSADEVRIFWHGLDRSDLPWDCRTCFALKFALATMLRSGELLPIHRDEINTSEGTVDIPANRVKKRRIINQPLSDLAREIITEAMGNYDYAFTGRFGNAPLARQAMSNALKGTKRSNGKTKTPGICELLGLKPFTPHDLRRTAATMCGNLGLSEAGISLCLDHQASKDEHGKLLPAVTNRVYNLATRARVTKKREVLDPWAIELRRIVSEPATEGQRLAA; from the coding sequence ATGACCGCCACCACCACCACCACCAAGCGCAGCAGCGTCATCCTCACCGACCGCGCCTGCCAGCGCCGCGTCACCAAGCGGACCAAGGTCTACGACCGCAAATGTCCGGGCCTCTACGCCTCCATCATCCCGGCAGGCACCGCGACCTTCAATTTCAAATTCACCGACAAGCAGACCGGCAAGCAGCGCTCCACCGTGCTGGGCACCTATAACCCGGAGACCTTCACGGTCGATCACGCCCGCAGCAAGGTCTATGCGCTGAAGGGCCTCGGCTCGGTGGCTCTGGTCGAGCAACTGCGCCAGACCAAGACGGAGCAGGAGGCGCGCAGCAAGACCGTTGCCGAGATCGTCGAGGAGCGAATCGAGTGGATGAAGACCAAGGTGCTCAAGCGGGATGGCGAGATGCGGCCCCGGATCGAGAGCTGGGAGGGCGTCGCCCGCCATCTCCGGAACTTCATCGTCCCGCGCCTCGGCAAGAAACTGGCCTGCGACGTCACCAAGCACGACATTGCGACGCTCTCCAACGACATCGTGGCAGGCAAGCACGGCGGCAAGGCGTCGGTAGCCAACGCCCGCCATATGCGCCGGGCGGCCTCCGGCCTGTTCAACTGGGCGGCGGAGGCGGGCCGCGACTACGTCAGCGCCAGCCCCTGCATCAACCTGCCGAAGCTCGACGATGAGTTTCCGCGCACGCGGGTGCTCTCGGCGGACGAGGTGCGAATTTTCTGGCATGGCCTCGACCGCAGCGACCTGCCGTGGGATTGCCGGACCTGCTTCGCGCTCAAGTTTGCACTGGCGACGATGCTGCGCTCGGGCGAACTGCTGCCGATCCACCGCGACGAGATCAACACCAGTGAGGGCACCGTGGATATCCCGGCCAACCGGGTCAAGAAGCGGAGGATCATCAACCAGCCGCTGTCCGACCTCGCGCGGGAGATCATCACGGAGGCGATGGGCAATTACGACTATGCCTTCACCGGCCGGTTCGGCAACGCACCGCTGGCGCGGCAGGCGATGTCGAACGCGCTGAAGGGCACCAAGCGCAGCAACGGCAAGACCAAGACGCCCGGCATCTGCGAACTGCTCGGCCTCAAGCCGTTCACGCCGCACGATCTGCGCCGCACGGCGGCGACGATGTGCGGCAACCTCGGCCTGTCGGAAGCTGGCATCTCGCTCTGCCTCGACCATCAGGCGAGCAAGGACGAGCACGGCAAGCTGCTGCCAGCGGTCACGAACCGGGTCTACAATCTGGCGACGCGCGCTCGGGTGACCAAGAAGCGCGAAGTGCTCGACCCATGGGCAATCGAGCTGCGGCGGATCGTCAGCGAGCCGGCGACGGAAGGGCAGCGGCTGGCGGCGTGA
- a CDS encoding zinc finger domain-containing protein: MQTKIKERICPHCNGTGFPAVMQSAKPGHKIYPIKCKTCGGKGKITEDN; encoded by the coding sequence ATGCAGACGAAGATCAAAGAGCGTATCTGCCCGCACTGCAATGGAACGGGCTTCCCGGCCGTAATGCAGTCGGCGAAGCCCGGTCACAAAATCTATCCGATCAAGTGTAAGACTTGCGGCGGCAAGGGCAAGATCACAGAAGACAACTGA
- the tnpA gene encoding IS66-like element accessory protein TnpA — protein sequence MRRLEVFTGAGRRRKWSDGDKARIVAEIVASGDSVCSVARRHGLSPQQLFGWRRQLREAAGGHSAIEEVQFVPAVVDAAVPAPAVDRERKAVRCKAKADTRARRCDAGIIEIEVDGIMIRAGRGADTTMVASIVQALKASR from the coding sequence GTGCGGCGGCTTGAAGTCTTCACCGGAGCCGGCCGTCGGCGGAAGTGGAGCGATGGGGACAAGGCGCGGATCGTTGCGGAGATCGTGGCGAGCGGCGACTCGGTCTGTTCGGTAGCCCGACGGCATGGATTGTCACCGCAGCAGTTGTTTGGCTGGCGACGTCAGTTGCGAGAAGCAGCAGGCGGTCATTCCGCAATAGAAGAAGTACAGTTTGTGCCGGCGGTGGTGGATGCCGCGGTGCCGGCGCCCGCTGTTGACCGGGAGCGCAAAGCGGTGCGCTGCAAGGCCAAAGCGGATACCCGGGCTCGCCGTTGCGATGCCGGGATTATCGAGATCGAAGTCGACGGCATCATGATCCGGGCCGGTCGTGGTGCGGATACGACGATGGTTGCGTCGATTGTCCAGGCGCTGAAGGCGAGCCGGTGA
- the tnpB gene encoding IS66 family insertion sequence element accessory protein TnpB (TnpB, as the term is used for proteins encoded by IS66 family insertion elements, is considered an accessory protein, since TnpC, encoded by a neighboring gene, is a DDE family transposase.) yields MIGPSGAVRVMVATKPVDFRKGMEGLATLVRESMRADPFSGAVYVFRAKRADRIKLVFWDGTGLCLFAKRLEDGIFRWPKIEDGVMRLSAAQLSALLEGLDWRLVHEARETSTPTQAG; encoded by the coding sequence GTGATCGGTCCGTCGGGTGCGGTCCGGGTGATGGTGGCGACCAAGCCGGTGGACTTCCGTAAGGGGATGGAAGGGCTCGCGACCCTGGTGCGCGAGAGCATGCGGGCAGATCCATTCTCGGGAGCTGTCTATGTGTTCCGGGCCAAGCGGGCGGATCGGATCAAGCTGGTGTTCTGGGACGGAACGGGTCTGTGCCTGTTCGCCAAGAGGCTCGAGGATGGGATCTTCCGCTGGCCGAAGATCGAGGACGGCGTGATGCGCCTGTCGGCGGCGCAATTGTCGGCGCTGCTGGAAGGGCTCGACTGGCGGCTTGTGCATGAGGCGCGGGAGACGTCGACGCCAACGCAGGCCGGATAG
- the tnpC gene encoding IS66 family transposase: MLLAERCESERLRQIIKELQRHRFGRRAETLPEDQMLLGLEDVEQVAAYNETAQDVSAPEGREARARTRRGNRGALPMHLPRIEVVVDIEGKTCPCCQGELHRIGEDRSERLDLVPAQFRILVTRRPKYACRACEDGVMQAPAPIRLIEGGLPTEATVAHVLVSKYADHLPLYRQAQIYARQGIELDRSTLADWVGQAAFHLRPLHDRLLGKLRQRPKLFADETTMPVLDPGRGRTKTGQLWAYAADDRPWGGADPPGVAYVYAPDRKADRPIAHLAGFEGILQVDGYAGYGKLAERGDVQLAFCWSHMRRNFYELATPGPAPIASEALKHIAEFYAIERDIRGRGAEERRLVRQQKIRPLAEAFERWLRAKLALISQKGKLADAIRYALSRWEGLTRFINDGRIELDNNVVERSIRPITLNRKNALFAGSDGGAEHWATIASLVETCKLNDVDPLAYLTDALTRIVNGHPNSDIDQLLPWAYCRQDLKAVA, encoded by the coding sequence ATGCTGCTTGCCGAACGATGCGAGAGCGAACGGCTGCGTCAGATCATCAAGGAATTGCAGCGGCATCGGTTTGGCCGGCGGGCAGAGACGCTGCCTGAAGATCAGATGCTGCTGGGCTTGGAAGACGTCGAGCAGGTTGCCGCATACAACGAGACGGCACAGGACGTGAGCGCACCTGAAGGCCGTGAGGCGCGGGCTCGCACGCGCCGCGGCAACCGTGGCGCCTTGCCGATGCACCTGCCGCGGATCGAGGTCGTCGTCGACATCGAGGGCAAGACCTGTCCCTGTTGCCAGGGCGAGTTGCACCGGATCGGCGAGGATAGAAGCGAGCGGCTGGACCTGGTCCCGGCGCAGTTCCGGATCCTCGTGACCCGGCGTCCCAAATACGCCTGCCGGGCTTGCGAGGACGGGGTCATGCAGGCGCCGGCCCCGATTAGGCTGATCGAGGGCGGATTGCCGACCGAGGCCACCGTCGCCCACGTCCTGGTCTCCAAATATGCCGATCACCTGCCGCTCTACCGGCAGGCGCAGATTTACGCCCGCCAGGGCATTGAGCTCGATCGTTCGACGCTGGCGGACTGGGTAGGACAAGCTGCCTTCCACCTGCGTCCGCTGCATGACCGTCTGCTCGGCAAGCTCAGGCAACGGCCAAAGCTGTTCGCCGACGAGACGACGATGCCGGTGCTCGATCCCGGCCGCGGACGCACCAAGACCGGTCAGCTCTGGGCCTATGCAGCGGACGACCGGCCGTGGGGCGGTGCCGATCCGCCGGGCGTTGCCTATGTCTATGCCCCCGATCGCAAAGCCGATCGGCCGATCGCCCATCTCGCAGGCTTCGAAGGGATCCTGCAGGTCGATGGCTATGCCGGCTATGGCAAGCTCGCCGAGCGTGGCGATGTCCAACTTGCATTCTGCTGGTCGCACATGCGACGTAACTTCTACGAACTTGCCACACCCGGTCCCGCGCCCATTGCCAGCGAGGCGCTCAAGCATATCGCCGAGTTCTACGCCATCGAAAGGGACATCCGTGGTCGCGGCGCCGAGGAGCGTCGCCTCGTTCGGCAGCAGAAAATCCGGCCGCTGGCGGAAGCCTTCGAGCGATGGCTCCGCGCAAAGCTCGCGTTGATCAGCCAAAAGGGCAAGTTGGCCGACGCCATTCGCTATGCGCTCTCACGCTGGGAGGGCCTGACGCGCTTCATCAATGACGGCCGCATCGAGCTCGACAACAACGTCGTCGAGCGCTCGATCCGTCCGATCACGCTGAACCGGAAAAATGCGCTGTTCGCAGGCTCCGACGGCGGCGCCGAGCACTGGGCCACCATCGCCTCCCTGGTCGAAACCTGTAAGCTGAACGACGTCGATCCGCTCGCTTACCTGACCGACGCCCTCACCAGGATCGTCAACGGCCATCCAAACAGCGACATCGATCAGCTGCTTCCGTGGGCCTATTGTCGTCAAGACCTCAAAGCTGTGGCCTGA
- a CDS encoding helix-turn-helix domain-containing protein has translation MLVRVNAPSRRSVDGHLTVLAGERVFSSQFKYPRGAEVFGEREDAEYVYQIISGAVRTYKLLPDGRRQINSFHLAGDMFGLENGTIHRFTAEAIVETNVRIMRRRSLIDAMTNEGGGATKLLILFTRNLQHAENHMLLLGRKNALEKVAAFLLEMHERLAHPKELTLPMSRRDIADYLGLTLETVSRALSTMRDRKMLCFNGVTNRKIVLLDREGLAEIDT, from the coding sequence TTGCTGGTCAGAGTCAACGCACCGAGCCGCCGTTCAGTTGACGGACACCTAACCGTCCTTGCTGGCGAACGGGTCTTCTCCAGCCAGTTCAAGTATCCTAGAGGGGCTGAGGTTTTCGGCGAGCGAGAGGACGCTGAGTACGTCTATCAAATCATCTCAGGAGCCGTGCGGACTTATAAGCTGCTCCCAGACGGTCGCCGACAGATCAACTCATTCCACCTGGCCGGAGACATGTTCGGGCTGGAGAATGGCACAATCCATCGCTTCACCGCAGAGGCGATCGTTGAAACAAACGTTCGCATAATGCGACGGCGCAGCCTTATTGATGCGATGACAAACGAAGGCGGGGGCGCAACGAAACTGCTCATTCTGTTCACCCGTAACCTTCAGCACGCAGAGAACCACATGCTTCTTCTAGGCCGAAAGAATGCGCTGGAGAAAGTGGCCGCGTTCCTGCTTGAAATGCACGAGCGGCTCGCTCACCCGAAAGAACTGACCCTGCCGATGAGCCGTCGCGATATAGCCGATTACCTCGGACTGACTCTGGAAACTGTATCGCGCGCGCTATCAACGATGCGCGACAGAAAGATGCTTTGCTTCAATGGGGTGACAAACAGAAAAATCGTGCTGCTTGACCGAGAAGGTCTCGCAGAAATCGACACATGA